TGTGGTTTCCAAGGAGGAACTGCAGGAAGCCTTCGAACGATTGGATGATTGCGATCTGATATTGATTGATTCTACCGGTAGAAGCCATAAGAATACTCAACAATTGGATAAAATGAAGAGTTACATTGATGTAGTCGATGACAAAAAAACTTACTTAGTAGTTAGCATGACAACGAAAAATACAGACTTTGTTAAGATTATTAAAAATTACGAGTGCATGGATTATGACCACCTGATTTTAACGAAACTTGACGAAACTCAGAGCTATGGCAATATTGTCAATGCTTTCTATTGTTCCGACAAGCCAATAACCTACATCAGTACGGGCCAAGTAGTGCCGGACGATTTGGAAAAGGCATCGAAGGATTTATTGTTTAAATATGCGTGGGGAGAGTTGCAAGTATGATGGATCAAGCGAATCGTCTGAGAAGTATGGTTGTTCAAAGAGATATCAATCATCTACAAAATAATATGAATCGGAATATCAAGATATATACCATTGCAAGCGGCAAGGGCGGAGTCGGCAAGACCAATATTGCCGTCAATATGGCCATAGCTATGCAGAAGAAAGGTCAAAGGGTCATGATTTTGGATGCGGATTTGGGACTTGCAAATGTGGACGTGGTGTTGGGAATTTATCCGAGTATTACACTCTATGACGTTATGTTTAAGAACAAACATCTGAACGACGCTGTTGTAAGCGGTCCGGGGGGGATTCGCATCATTCCAGGGGGATCGGGAATGATGGAAATGACTAAAATTGATGGGAAAAGGCAAGGTGAACTGGCAAAACAATTCACTGAAATCGAGGATATCGATATTCTTCTAATTGATACAGGGGCAGGCATATCAATGAATCAATTGTCATTTATCACTTTTTCCCATGAAGTGATTCTGGTCACAACTCCGGAGCCTACATCCATCACAGATGTATATAGCGTCATGAAAATCATAGCGGAGCTTAAAATGAAGAAAAAAGTTAAATTGATTGTGAATAAGGCTACCAGTAGTAAGCTGGCTGAATTGACATATGAAAAGCTTCAGAAGACATCAAGTAACTTCCTGGGTATCAATTTGGAATATCTTGGGTATGTTGTAGACGACGTACGAGTGGTTAATTCGGTCATGAAGCAGGTGCCTTTTATACTGCAATATCCCAATTGCCTTGCGAGTCAGAGCATCGAAAGAATTTCAGACCGGATTATGGGAGAGGAAGTGCAAGGGACGAAAATCAGAACCATGTCGGAAGTCTACAATCGATTATTTAAAATTTTTGGGTGAGGATGGTATGAATCGATGGAATACGTGATTAATAGCAAAGTGGACGTATCGTCAATTGAAAATGAGCATATCGGAAGTAGCTTGCTTCAGGATTTTGATGAAGCTTATATTTACATCAGCATTCCCATAGATAAAGGGATGCAGAAAAGACTCGAGGCGGGGCGAAAGATAAAACTGATTTATTATGAAGAAAACCGCCTTTATTACTTTGATAGCATTGTTGACGGATCGAAAATGGACAATATTCTGCTTTACCGAGTGCCGCGGCCGAAAGACTACAAAACAGAAATAGTTCAAAGACGTGAGGATATCCGATTTTCCATAGTATTGAACGTGTATTACATGAAAATTGATATCAATAAATTGGACGACTTAAATGTTATGGTTATGAATGAGATTGAGGAGCATTTTGAACGTTTTGAACATTCTTTTAAAAAATGCGTGAGCGTTGATTTGAGTGGGCAGGGCATAGGTTTGATTAGCGCGGATAACCTCAAGGAGGGTGACCATATTCTTGTTTTGATAGAACACCCTCTGCTGAAAGAGGCTCTAAAAGGACAGGTTATATGCAAGGAGAAATTGTACAAGGGTAAAGGACAGAGATGTCGGGTCGGTGTGCGATTTTTAGATTTGAAATTCAATACGAAAGAAAAAATCATTCATTTCATCTTTGAAAAGATGAGAGAACAGTTAGAAATTCGCAAAGAATGATGAGGTGTTGATTATGATGGAACAATTGGCGTATGGCAGAACAGAAGAGGATATCTTGAGATATCTTCCCTTGGTTAAAAAAGTAGTGGATAGGATTGGAACAAATAACAAGCAGAATATGGAACGAGAGGACTTGATTCATATAGGCATCATCGGGCTTATGGATGCTTTCTCGAGATATGATGCTTCAAAAAATACGCCTTTTGAGCATTATGCCAAATGGCGTATTCGTGGCACCATCCTTGATGAGTTGAGAAAGAACGGTTTGATTTCGAGGGATAGGATGAGCAAGGTGAATCGTTTGTACGAAGCCGTGAAAATTTTGCAACAGCGACAAATGAGGGAACCTACAGATAAAGAAATCTGTGAATATCTAGGTATCGATGTTCATCAGCTTGATGCCATACATCATACAGTGCACTTCTTATCCCAGTATTCCCTGGAAGGTACGCTTTTTGTCGCAGATCAGAAAGATTATTCGTTGAAAGATATTCTGGTGGATGAAAATGCAGAAAACCCAATTGAAACATTGGAAGCGGATGAGCGTTCCCTTTTACTGGCAGAGGCTATTGAAGGTTTGAAGGAAAGAGAAAGGTTTATTCTGAATTTGTATTATTACGAAGAGCTTCCATTGAAAGATATTGCCGTTCTCTTGGGTGTGTCCCTGTCTAGAGTGTCGCAAATACACGGAAAGATATTGCTTAAGATGAGAGGATATTTGTCTGAGGAAGGGGGAACTATCCGAATATGAAGATTCTGATTATGATTATTGGGACGGTTTGCGTAATTTACGGTTTTGTCAAAAAGAGACGCAAACGGGCCTTTCGAAGTGTATTGGATGATGTTGAAAAAGAATCTGCCGATAAGATA
This sequence is a window from Peptostreptococcaceae bacterium. Protein-coding genes within it:
- a CDS encoding MinD/ParA family protein, giving the protein MMDQANRLRSMVVQRDINHLQNNMNRNIKIYTIASGKGGVGKTNIAVNMAIAMQKKGQRVMILDADLGLANVDVVLGIYPSITLYDVMFKNKHLNDAVVSGPGGIRIIPGGSGMMEMTKIDGKRQGELAKQFTEIEDIDILLIDTGAGISMNQLSFITFSHEVILVTTPEPTSITDVYSVMKIIAELKMKKKVKLIVNKATSSKLAELTYEKLQKTSSNFLGINLEYLGYVVDDVRVVNSVMKQVPFILQYPNCLASQSIERISDRIMGEEVQGTKIRTMSEVYNRLFKIFG
- a CDS encoding FliA/WhiG family RNA polymerase sigma factor produces the protein MMEQLAYGRTEEDILRYLPLVKKVVDRIGTNNKQNMEREDLIHIGIIGLMDAFSRYDASKNTPFEHYAKWRIRGTILDELRKNGLISRDRMSKVNRLYEAVKILQQRQMREPTDKEICEYLGIDVHQLDAIHHTVHFLSQYSLEGTLFVADQKDYSLKDILVDENAENPIETLEADERSLLLAEAIEGLKERERFILNLYYYEELPLKDIAVLLGVSLSRVSQIHGKILLKMRGYLSEEGGTIRI
- a CDS encoding flagellar brake domain-containing protein encodes the protein MEYVINSKVDVSSIENEHIGSSLLQDFDEAYIYISIPIDKGMQKRLEAGRKIKLIYYEENRLYYFDSIVDGSKMDNILLYRVPRPKDYKTEIVQRREDIRFSIVLNVYYMKIDINKLDDLNVMVMNEIEEHFERFEHSFKKCVSVDLSGQGIGLISADNLKEGDHILVLIEHPLLKEALKGQVICKEKLYKGKGQRCRVGVRFLDLKFNTKEKIIHFIFEKMREQLEIRKE